Genomic segment of Melospiza melodia melodia isolate bMelMel2 chromosome 13, bMelMel2.pri, whole genome shotgun sequence:
GGTGATGGATAAAAGCACCTGCACCTGCCCTGCTGACCACTGCATGTCTTGTTGTGTAGAGTACTCCATCCCTGTCCACAAATACTACTTCCCCTTCATCTTCCTCCTGGGAATGGTCCTGTGGTCCCTGCTAGAGTACCTCATCCACCGCTTTGTGTTCCACATGAAGCCACCCGCTAGCAATTACTATCTGATCACGCTGCATTTCCTGCTGCATGGGCAGCACCACAAGGTGAGTCGCAGCTCCCGCCCCCGCTGGCACCGCCTGGCCCGTGGGAATGGTGGCCTTTGCCCCGCTGCAGCTGTCACCGTGTGCCCtttgcccacacagagcctgttGCTGCCTGCTCAGTGTGACTGGTGGCATCCCAAGCGACGCACTTGCCCAATACCAGCAAGGGCTGTAAAACAGCTCTGGAGGAGCTGGAGTTAATTTTTCAAGATGTGTGGTTGGGCAAGGGGGAAAACCAAAAGAGCCATAGGCTCTCTCTAGCTTTGCTGGAGGAAATGTGGAGCTTGGGCACCTACCAGATAAAGCCACCCCCTGCCTGGGCACCTGGGCATGCATGGGGGCCTGCTCCCACCACCAGGTACAACCTGGGGAGGGATTTTGCTGTTGGCCTTTCCCAGATGGGTTTCCCTGATGCTTGTCAGGGATGTGCAGAGGGAGGAAGGCCGAGTGGGAGCTGCCTGTCCCACCATCCCTCTCTGCTTCCAGTCTCCCTTCGACAGCTCCCGCCTGGTGTTCCCTCCCGTGCCGGCCTCACTGGTGATCGGCTTCTTCTACGGcgtgctgcggctgctgctgcccgAGGTGCTGGGGCTCTGCGTCTTCGTCGGGGGCCTCTGCGGCTACGTCATCTACGACATGATGCACTATTACCTCCACTATGGCTCCCCCAGAAAGGGCACCTACCTGTACGGCCTCAAGGCCTACCACGTCAAGCACCACTTTGAACACCAAAAATCAGGTAGTGCTGCGCTGCCCGTGCGTGCTGGCAGGGGAAGGGGATGTCCAAGATCCAGCCTAGCTGCGTGGGTGAAGCTGATTGCTCCAaaatatttgggatttgggatgaggaaagccaagcactgtgctgctggggAAGCAGCATGTGAGGTGCTGTAGCCCGTGGAGAATATTTCCTGGCTctcagggtgaggatgaggagccaGAGCAGGGGTGAAGGCAGCACCTGTCCCACTGGTGGGCATCAGTGCTGCCTGGAATGCCAAATCCCCATGGTGCTGGATGTGGGTGCctatccctgcccagggcagcatctcTTCCTGCTGGGAGGTGTTGACAGGTGGAGGGTGAGGCCCTGGGCTTCTCCAGATCCGCCCCACACTTTCCCTAGCCCAGTGCTTGCTCAACCTGCCCTTTGCCCGGTTTCCTAGGAGAAAACGCCCCATCCAGATAAGCTATCATCCATGGGGCTTGTTGGCAtggcccagccagctcctgctccctctgctcttcctcctcGTCTTCACTTTGCCTTCCTCCCTCCCCAAAACGTGGCCACTCCTCCCTCACCAGTTAACACAGAGCCCTTGCAACACCTCGATGGTGGTGCCATGGGCTGAActctctcctgcctgcccacaggttTTGGCATCAGCACGCGCTTCTGGGATTATCCTTTCCGGACACTCATCCCTGAGGAGACCTTCAAGAAGGAGgactgacagccccagcccagagctcagctgctggctctgtgccccagcactggggctggtgtccctgccctgccccctgCCTGGGGGCTGTGCCACAGCAGTGACTCCAAGTGGAGCATCCCTGTGGAGTGCTGTGGTCCAGCTGTGGCACTGGCAGGGGGATGGGGGGCTGAGGATGGTGAGGAAAGGGGAGGAAGAGGCTGTGGGTTTCCCTGGTGCACTCCTGCCCtacctcgctgccctcccgctccAGGCTATGGATGCACGGGCAGATCTGCTGCCTGGAAGATGAAGTGCCTGATGCcacgctccctcccctgccctggcaccttgccaGAGCCCTGTCTCTCCCGGGCTGCCCTCTCCCCAGGGCACCCAACACGCTGCAGTTGCCTCTATTGCCTAACTCATGCCGAGGGGATTCCCTGTCCTAGGTCCTTCTCCCAGCCCATCTCAGCACAGGGTTTTCTTGGCCTGCAGCCCTTTTGGGGCAGGTCCCACAGCTCTGGATTGTGCCTTTTTCTAACCCATATCTCTCTGCCAGATTTATCAAGTTCATGGTTTTCATAGACATTGGCTACTTGAAACTCAAACTCTGATGAAAAGAATTACTATGAGATGCCTTTTTTGCTGAtcctgtgattttattttttattatttttccctaATGTTTACTGCAGATATTTAAAGGTTTGAAATAAATTTATATGTAAAACTGTAGACACTACAATTGTAAATAAACtgtatattttgaaaaataaaactttCTAAAAAGGGTCTGGGAAATGTATCCCCCAGGGCTGCTCACAATTTTGTTCTCCCACCCTTCGTGTGTCCCTTTCCAGGTGCTGATGGCCCTTGGAGCCACCATTCCTGGCTCCCCTCAGTGATGTAGGAGATTTGCAGGGGATAttctcagcagagctgtgtgacGTTGGGGCTCTGGGTAAGCAGAAGCTGCCACTCACTTCTCTGAAGTTGGGCAATAGCGTCACGTGAACCCCAGAGCTTCCCAAAATTAGCCCGGCCCTCTGACGAAGCCATCtgcaaaacttcctgcagtccCAGCAGAGGTCAAGCCCAGCTTCCAGCCCTGgtgcccacagcccagctcctttgGTGCTCCTGGGGCTTGGGGAGCGGAGCAGGGTCTGGAGGGTGTCACTGCACATGTAGGAGGTTCAACAGGGCACAGAGCCCTTGCTGTGGGTGTTCCAGTGCCCTGggcaaaccttcccacagctgccagctcagcagaacaGGTTGTGATGCTCAAAATAGCAGAAGCATCAACACAGGCAGGCACAACTTCCCCATCCCCTTTTTCCCACTGCACTTCCTGTGGGCAATTCCTTCTTCCACCAGGCGAAACCCATCGCAGGGGCGTTCAGCCCTCGGGAataccccggcagctttctgggAAGCGGGAGCTGTGCTGGCGTGGGAAGGTGCCTTGCACAACGTCCCTTCCGCTGTGTCACCCCTTAAAGCCGCGCTCGGCCCGCCGTGCCCCTCCAGCCTGCGCAGGCAGCGAGCTCAGGAGGCACAGGCAGGTCAGCGACCTTCCCTTCTCCTGGTGAGCAGAGGAGATCCTGCCTTGGGGCCTGCTGGAGAGAgcctgaagaggagggagagcGGCTGCCGCTGGATTCTGGGTGCGTTTCCGTCTCCTTTCCAGCCAGGAGAACCTGGCACCCCTCTCTTAGCGTTGGCTGggtcagaggggctgctgctaaTTTCCTTTCAACAGGGGTGGTTTTCTGTCCTCGCAGGACAGGTAGCAAGGACAGAGAACTGGGGAGCAGTTTTCTGCTGGGGAGCAGGCACCTTCCTTGAGGGGATGCTGAGCATACAGAAAGAGCTTGATTTAAAATCTTAAGTGGGCAGGACAGAGCTATGGGGAGaagctggggatgctggggctgtgaAGATGTACAAACCTTTATTAGATGGGTGACCACAGAGAGAGACATTGGGTAGAAATGAAAATAGATCTTTACAGCCAAAGATACGGGTTCTGGGGGCAGGAACCCAGGGTGATGCGGGGCTGGAGCCAGGAAtgctgcccaggggatgctccctGGGTCACTGATGTCCCTGCTCCTCTGGGTGGAAGCTCTCTGGGATTTAGCTCAgacatttaattaattaattaattaattaattaattaaatgtgacggtgttcacagaagttcttggattggggaagagatgaggatctgactccatgtttcagaaggcttgatttattattttataatatatatttaattaaactgtactaaaagcatagaagaaaaggtttcgtcagaaggctggctaagaatagaataggaaagaatgacaacaaaagcttctgtctctgacagagtctgagacagctgactgtgattggccattaattagaaacaactctatgagaccaatcacagatgcacctcttgcattccacagcagcagataaccattgtttacattttgctcctgaggcctctcagcttctcaggagtaaaaatcctaaggaaaggattttccataaaagatgtctgcgacaattaaatttaattaattgtACATTAAATTAATGTACGTAAATCAAGCCAAAACATCTCTTGCTACTGCAGAGAAAGATGTGCCACTGCCGCTGTTACCGatgtctctgtgtgtgcctgctccagcctgcacaggcagctgcagtgggaggcaaagcagggaaagcaaagcagcaaagcagcaaagcaggggatgagaggggctgtgggaggctgtgtgCCATGTCAGGGTGTTGTTCCCTAGGGTGGAAGGTGTGGAAAAACTGCTTCTGCCTGATCTCTGAGCAACACCTGAGGCTTCCCTGCACCAGCCACTGCCATCCCCCGTGGCCGAGCCCTTTGCTGCAAGCATGGACATCGTGGAGAGGGTGTTCTCTGTGGCCCAGGCCATCCATGCCCAGTTCGAGCAGGTGAAGTGCTGCAAGCACCAGTGCCAGCGCCTCGTGGAACGCATCCAGATCCTGCTGGAGCCCGTGAGGATCCTCAGGGCTCAGCCACGACAGCACATCTCCCACCACGAAGAGGAACTGATGAAAAAGCTGCTCCAGGCGCTGGAGGAAGCCCAGAAACTGGTGATGAAATACAGCCAGACCAGCTGGATCCAGAAGTTCCTGCGAGCGCGAAGCACTGGCGAGGAGTTTGTCTGGGTGAACGAAAGCCTGGAGGACATTGCCCAGGGgctctccctcctgctgcaggcagagcagaaacAGGCTTTCCTGGAAGCCTTCCAGTCAAAGACGTGTCGCAGGCAGGATGCTGAGGACCTGAGGGATGACAGAGCTTTCTTGGACCAGGTGATTGCAAGTGAGTGCATTTAGCAAACCCTCCTACCCTGTGACTGGTGGTTGCCCCTCTCTCCAGCTGTTACCAAGCTCTGGCCTGATGGCCATGAAGAGCCCAAGGGACATTTAAATCATGAAAGAAACAAACCACACAATCATGCTTGTTCATCCAGTGGCCCAATCTCTGCTCGTTTCTCTCCCTAGGTACTGAGGAGCCCAAAGATGCTCTTGAGGAGATCTACATCGACAGGGAGTGTATGGAGAGCAAGATGGACTGGATGAAAAGCGAGCTGAACAAAGTCATTCGTGAGATGGAACGTAAGTCAATGTCACACCACCTCACCCTGTGCACTGTGTCCTTTCCCCCCAAGCCCTGCCTAACGTGTCCCTTGTTCCCTTCTGGCACGTGGTGGGAGCAGGCTTGAAGAAGGTCAATGTGGGTAAAAGAGAAGACATCACTGAGATCAAAAGGGACCAGCTCACCTTCCACAGGCACCTGCAGGACACAGAGAGCTACGACCTCTACGAGGGCGAGTACCTCAAGTACCCTGTTGCCATCAAAACCTTCAAGAGGCCGCTGACCACTGACCCAGTGTGAGTTGTCCTGGCTGGGAACGAGTGTGGCCCCAGGAGGGTGGCACAGTCTGTGCCATGCCTTGTTCCAGGGATCTCACCACGCTGTCCATCTCCACAGCAAGGTGAGAGACATCTTTGAGAAGGAGATTCAGACCCTGAAGAAGTTTGAGTCTCCAAACATCCTTCGCATGTATGGGATCTGCATTGAGGAGAACGGTAGGGGCGTCACACTAATGTCATCCTTTTCCTCCCTGCCATGCCCAGTGCTGGCTGGTGGCATGTGCCTTGCTGTGATGGCCTCCCAGGAGGTGGCACAAGGCAGGATGGCTTTGCCTTGCAGATGGGAGCCCCTGCTTCTCCATCGTCATGGAGTACTGCAAGCACGGGACGCTGCGGGACGTGCTCAACAAGCAGCAGAACCTTTCCTGGGACATCCGCATTCGGATGGCCCTGGGGGCTGCCAGAGGCCTTTACAGGTGAGCATCTGTGTAACCAGTGAGTAACTTCACCTGATCACCCAAAAGCTGAGGGCAGCTCCCTGGTATCTCAGAGTAAGCTGTGGTTTCCTGTTAGACACTGATTCCCAGTGACACCACCTTGGGGCCCTGGCATGGGAGGCTGCTGTAGGGGTAGGTGGTGGATTTGGGTGCAGTAGCTCCCATCTACCCTGGGCACTGTCCCCCACCTCTGGCTTCAAGCCTGCAAAGGCCTGGAAGGGGGAAATTCCCTTGCCCAGATCCACAGGGCAGATTTGGAAGTGCCCTGCAGCACGGCAGATCTCCTTACAGGTCCTGCTCATCCACAAGGCTTGTactgtgcccacagcagctcaGGGTTGATCCACCAAGACAGGCAGAGAGCTGCTGGCTTCTCTGATTGCATGTCAGTCATTCCCTCCATGGCTGGAGAGAGCACCAAGGTGGGGATGGGTCagtccttcatcatcatcatgcTCCTCATGTGCTGTCCTTTGTCCCTTCCATCTGCAGGTTGCACCAGACAGGGGAGAAGTCCCGACTCCACGGCTGCATCTGCAGCAGCAAGTTCCTGGTGGCTGGGGATTACTGTGTGAAGGTAAGCACCACACCTGGAGATGCTTTTGGGAGTTTTAAATGGTTTTGTGGATGTCTCCCTCCACCAGCACCGAAGGGAATTGTGATGGTCCAGGATAAAATGGGATAGTGGCATCTCCCCTATGACTTTAGGCACTTAAACCTCCCTATCATGGTCTTACCATCAGCAAAGTGAGTGTTCCTAAAGCATCCAGCCTGGGATGAGCTGAAGCTGGGGTGAAGCTGCCCTCGCCTCTGGTTTtgcttgcaggaagagacctgtgctgggcagcacacACGGCTGCACTCCAGCCTTTGCTGCCCAGGGCATCTCTCTCTGTTTTCTCCATCTTGGGGCAGTCTCCAGCTGCACCACAGGTTTCTacttctccttttctctctctcattcCCTCAATCAGCTGTCAGGATTTGAGCTGTGTGAAACAGAATCATCCATCAAGAGGAAAGCCAAGAAGGACTGGAAACAAGTCTCTATGCTGGCCTACATCGCTCCAGAGAACCTGAGAGACATCAACTACCCTTACAAGAGTCCCTGTGAAATATACAGGTGTGTCTGTCCCTCCCAGGAGATGCCTGTGAGCAGGCAGGTGTCTGGCAGAGAGGCTGCTGAGCTATGGAAGGAGGCCAGGTTTATTCAGACACACCAGCAGATGCTTCCAGTTGGCACAGCCCAGCAGTCCTCTCCACCAGAAGGGAGGAATACATGGTGGAATGAATACTGAGACTCTTGCTTGTCTCCTTCCAGCTTTGGGATCGTTCTGGCAGAGATTGCAACCTCCAAAATCCCATTTGAAGGTGAGACAGAAGTATCTGGTTCCCTGCATGAAAGCCTCACGGCACAGtgtggttcctgcctggcactgggTGCTCCCTGTTcttccctgggcatccctgccAGGTGCCAGCTCCTGGTGTGCCTGACAGCTTCCTCTGAAACTCCAATATAGTAAAGTATTGTAGTAAAGCAACCTGCCTAAACCACAAACATgcaaataatttttgtttctatTGGACGGTCATGGGCAGTTAAGCATAAACGCATCGTGCTCTAGTGAAGCCCAACAGTGTCACACCAAATGCAGTGGGATTCATTGCAGATGGAGTTTGGGTCACctccctgctggcttctccctgcctgggcatggCTGTGTGCTG
This window contains:
- the MLKL gene encoding mixed lineage kinase domain-like protein, encoding MDIVERVFSVAQAIHAQFEQVKCCKHQCQRLVERIQILLEPVRILRAQPRQHISHHEEELMKKLLQALEEAQKLVMKYSQTSWIQKFLRARSTGEEFVWVNESLEDIAQGLSLLLQAEQKQAFLEAFQSKTCRRQDAEDLRDDRAFLDQVIASTEEPKDALEEIYIDRECMESKMDWMKSELNKVIREMERLKKVNVGKREDITEIKRDQLTFHRHLQDTESYDLYEGEYLKYPVAIKTFKRPLTTDPVKVRDIFEKEIQTLKKFESPNILRMYGICIEENDGSPCFSIVMEYCKHGTLRDVLNKQQNLSWDIRIRMALGAARGLYRLHQTGEKSRLHGCICSSKFLVAGDYCVKLSGFELCETESSIKRKAKKDWKQVSMLAYIAPENLRDINYPYKSPCEIYSFGIVLAEIATSKIPFEGCTPGEIVEKICNHQYWDPLGEDCPEDLRKVIEQCQAFDPSQRPSAEEIVDSLADLEKSRNQGS